The following are encoded together in the Macadamia integrifolia cultivar HAES 741 chromosome 10, SCU_Mint_v3, whole genome shotgun sequence genome:
- the LOC122092024 gene encoding glycine-rich RNA-binding protein 2, mitochondrial-like: protein MAMSSRFGSLLRQSMSRTVPSNGQLPVTSMMSAVRFASTKLFIGGLSYGTDDQSLKDAFSSFGDVTEARVITDRDTGRSRGFGFVNFTDGESANSALSMDGQELNGRNIRVNFANDRPSAPRGGSFGGGFGGGYGAGGGGDGY, encoded by the exons ATGGCGATGTCTAGTAGATTTGGGTCTCTTCTCAGGCAGAGCATGTCACGAACTGTCCCATCAAATGGGCAGCTTCCAGTGACATCTATGATGAGTGCTGTTCGTTTTGCTTCCACAAAGCTCTTCATTGGAG GTCTTTCTTATGGGACTGATGACCAGTCTCTCAAAGATGCATTTTCCAGCTTTGGTGATGTGACTGAAG CAAGAGTTATTACGGACAGAGACACTGGGAGGTCAAGGGGATTTGGATTTGTCAACTTTACTGATGGTGAATCTGCCAACTCGGCGCTGTCCATGGATGGCCAG GAACTAAACGGACGGAACATTCGTGTGAATTTTGCTAACGATAGACCCAGTGCACCGCGTGGCGGCAGTTTTGGCGGTGGCTTTGGTGGTGGTTATGGTGCTGGTGGAGGTGGAGATGGGTATTAA